From one Papilio machaon chromosome 16, ilPapMach1.1, whole genome shotgun sequence genomic stretch:
- the LOC106717641 gene encoding uncharacterized protein LOC106717641: MISDGEQEIDYDARVTKRRVRVPIVSDDNSDICRIGVRMPPFWPEKPLLWFSQIESQFCISKITDDDIKFHFLITNLDRRYISDIEDLITSPPTTGKYEKLKSEIIKRLSISKEKKLKQLLQAEEMGDRKPSQFLRHLQHLAGPNIPEDFLRSLWTGRLPSNLQTIVVSQMSMPLSEIADLADRVHDIVPASPVVAAASSSQTRLEQTIEDMARQMSELKMQNLHGQQAPIAHQHIRQFITYVPHQVHRFPAHHADFPQRS; this comes from the exons atgataagcgACGGTGAACAGGAAATAGATTACGACGCGCGAGTGACGAAGCGGCGAGTGCGCGTGCCCATTGTGTCGGACGACAATTCAGACATTTGTCGTATAGGCGTAAGAATGCCGCCATTTTGGCCAGAGAAGCCATTATTATGGTTTAGTCAAATCGAAAGTCAATTTTGCATATCGAAAATAACCgatgatgatataaaatttcatttcttaaTCACAAATCTGGACCGGAGATATATAAGTGACATCGAGGATTTAATAACATCACCTCCAACGACCGGCAAGTATGAAAAATTGaaaagtgaaattattaaacgGCTTTCCATTtcaaaagagaaaaaattaaaacaactacTACAGGCCGAGGAGATGGGCGATCGCAAACCATCTCAGTTCCTGCGACATCTACAGCATCTCGCGGGCCCCAATATACCGGAAGATTTTCTTAGATCATTGTGGACTGGTCGACTCCCAAGTAATCTGCAGACTATCGTCGTGTCGCAAATGAGTATGCCCCTTAGCGAAATAGCTGACTTGGCAGATCGAGTACACGACATCGTCCCAGCTTCACCCGTGGTTGCAGCCGCATCATCTTCACAAACCAGGTTAGAACAAACCATTGAGGACATGGCGCGACAAATGTCAGAACTGAAGATGCAG AACTTACACGGCCAGCAGGCACCCATCGCACACCAACACATAAGACAGTTCATCACATACGTACCACACCAGGTCCACCGGTTTCCTGCACACCACGCAGACTTCCCCCAGAGAAGCTGA